A region from the Serinus canaria isolate serCan28SL12 chromosome 10, serCan2020, whole genome shotgun sequence genome encodes:
- the ARRDC4 gene encoding arrestin domain-containing protein 4, translating to MAAAGPGPGAGGAVKTLALVLEDEARRGGGGYCSGDTVSGQVLLELAGPLPLRGLRLEAAGRARVAWSESPGAVPGAGTWGVAVRAPGPGPRREAEVRYLDIRQSLLRDPPEGEENLILLDGRHEFPFSFQLPQEPLVTSFTGKYGSIQYYVKAVLERPAVPDQSVQTELQIISHIDVSSPALLTPVLRSQEKMVGCWFFTSGPVSLSAKIERKGYCNGEAIPIYAEIENCSSRLIVPKAAIFQTQTYLASGKTKTFRQMVANVRGNHIASGSTDTWNGKTLKIPPVSPSILDCCIIRVEYSLAVYIHIPGAKKLMIEMPVVIGTIPCIGFSSRNSSITSQFSMDMSWLALTMPEHPEAPPNYADVVSEEEFSRHVPAYPPPMDCEEQLCCPVFAYIQEFRFQPPPLYSEIDPHPTDVEEVQPVSFML from the exons AtggcggcggccgggccgggccccggGGCCGGCGGCGCGGTGAAGACGCTGGCCCTGGTGCTGGAGGACGAGGCCCGGCGCGGCGGAGGCGGCTACTGCAGCGGGGACACGGTGTCCGGGCAGGTGTTGCTGGAGCTGGCGGGGCCGCTGCCGCTCCGCGGGCTGCGCCTGGAGGCCGCGGGCCGGGCGCGCGTCGCTTGGAGCGAGAGCCCCGGCGCGGTGCCCGGGGCGGGCACGTGGGGGGTGGCGGTGCGggccccggggccggggccgcggcgggAGGCGGAGGTGCGGTACCTGGACATCCGGCAGAGCCTCCTGCGGGACCCGCCCGAAG GTGAGGAAAACTTAATTCTTCTAGATGGAAGACATGAATTTCCGTTCAGCTTTCAGCTCCCTCAAGA ACCTCTGGTGACCTCTTTTACTGGGAAGTATGGCAGTATCCAGTACTATGTGAAAGCGGTGCTGGAGAGGCCTGCTGTGCCTGACCAGAGTGtgcagacagagctgcagaTCATCAGCCATATCGATGTCAGCTCACCAGCTCTCCTG ACACCAGTTCTAAGAAGTCAGGAGAAGATGGTTGGCTGTTGGTTTTTCACCTCTGGGCCAGTGTCTCTCAGTGCCAAAATTGAGAGGAAGGGATACTGTAATG GGGAAGCCATCCCAATCTATGCAGAAATTGAGAACTGCTCTTCTCGTTTGATTGTTCCAAAAGCTGCCATTTTCCAAACACAAACTTACCTGGCCAGTGGGAAGACAAAAACCTTCCGTCAGATGGTTGCCAATGTCCGAGGAAACCACATTGCCTCTGGGAGTACAGATACCTGGAATGGGAAAACTCTGAAAATCCCACCTGTATCCCCATCTATACTTGACTGCTGCATTATTAGAGTAGAATATTCATTAGCT GTGTATATCCATATTCCTGGTGCTAAGAAATTGATGATTGAAATGCCTGTGGTGATTGGCACTATTCCATGTATTGGATTTTCAAGCAGAAACTCCAGCATTACCAGCCAGTTTAGTATGGATATGAGTTGGCTGGCATTGACCATGCCTGAACACCCTGAAG CACCACCAAATTATGCTGATGTAGTGTCTGAGGAAGAGTTTTCCAGACATGTTCCTGCTTATCCACCTCCCATGGACTGTGAGGAACAGTTGTGTTGTCCTGTCTTTGCTTACATACAAGAGTTCCGGTTTCAGCCTCCACCTCTTTATTCAGag ATTGACCCACATCCAACTGATGTAGAAGAAGTTCAGCCCGTTTCATTCATGCTCTGA